From the Primulina tabacum isolate GXHZ01 chromosome 15, ASM2559414v2, whole genome shotgun sequence genome, one window contains:
- the LOC142526032 gene encoding large ribosomal subunit protein bL19cz produces GGCAASSAAAVARHSSAAALISTNYRKLSLPKLSKSCSFVVRAEANAEVEVEDSEEAEVTQIVPSEEKSPRKPRIKLGDIMGILNKKAIEATDKERPTPDLRTGDIVEIKLEVPENKRRLSVYKGIVMSKQNAGIHTTIRIRRIIAGVGVEIVFPIYSPNIKEIKVVKHRKVRRARLYYLRDKLPRLSTFK; encoded by the exons GGCGGTTGCGCGGCATCTTCCGCCGCGGCGGTTGCGCGGCATTCTTCCGCCGCGGCATTGATTTCTACAAATTATCGCAAGTTGAGTCTTCCGAAATTGAGTAAAAGTTGCTCCTTTGTTGTGAGGGCGGAGGCAAATGCTGAAGTTGAAGTGGAAGATAGCGAGGAGGCTGAGGTGACCCAGATTGTTCCTTCTGAGGAGAAATCCCCCAGAAAACCCAGAATCAAGCTCGGTGACATCATGGGG ATTTTGAACAAGAAAGCAATTGAGGCAACAGACAAGGAAAGGCCAACTCCTGATCTTCGGACTGGGGATATCGTGGAGATCAAATTG GAAGTCCCTGAGAATAAGCGGCGCTTATCAGTATATAAGGGGATAGTTATGTCAAAGCAAAATGCTGGCATCCACACAACAATTCGGATTAGAAGAATAATTGCTGGTGTTGGAGTTGAAATCGTTTTCCCTAT ATACTCACCAAATATCAAAGAGATCAAAGTAGTGAAGCACCGGAAAGTCAGACGAGCTAGGCTGTACTATCTTCGGGACAAACTTCCTAGGCTGTCCACTTTCAAATGA
- the LOC142527329 gene encoding uncharacterized protein LOC142527329 isoform X1 gives MLADKQEDIDVDDFVKLYIIFVFNCILFPTSNCTTPRFLLTYVDDLSKICNYAWGNAAYRFLNEEILKHVRDGERRKKYFDGCVIGLKAWLYERIPSLGKPCALHIFPRFFRWVDSKIPNDLDAASVAFLSITKNKVLPIYPLPKERILVRNRDNDNKAQIKRLDAIIRAQEEEIREMKRTFHVDNIEGKNRVSKGKGRRYTEENDDLIPRDAHEFDEFADESLKFIESGDKVPFNGYDGGSDLAQKRRKSVEESDEYMTFEAHKFDAAEKLNAFEIGDKVSFEVYDGGHASERKSEKYVDTDGIENEQAIEDSDRDRVDNNIEVNSKSDADKEEKTELKNDISSIARDVMSRQDRRLKGKEKDFVTPPSTTPKKNKRKLVHHRVADKPIELENSELVVTQIAQAAVKEANQMDDELLEYVGRSSISDSDRNIVDTFLKRSDMREEVWRSMKLQVSRQALCDLLYDKELMDDVINAHLNILSRNFVRYGNPPKI, from the exons ATGTTAGCAGACAAGCAAGAAGATATCGATGTTGACGATTTTGTAAagctatatattatttttgttttcaattgtATCTTATTTCCAACAAGCAATTGTACGACTCCTCGGTTCTTGTTGACTTATGTTGACGACCTCAGCAAGATATGCAATTATGCATGGGGCAATGCAGCATATAgatttttaaatgaagaaattttGAAACATGTACGCGATGGCGAAAGGagaaagaaatattttgatGGTTGCGTAATTGGATTGAAG GCATGGCTGTATGAACGGATTCCATCACTTGGGAAACCATGTGCTTTGCATATATTTCCAAGGTTTTTTCGTTGGGTTGACTCTAAAATCCCAAACGATCTCGATGCAGCTTCTGTTGCTTTTCTTTCCATAACAAAGAATAAG GTTCTCCCCATCTACCCTTTACCTAAGGAGAGGATACTTGTTCGTAATCGTGACAATGATAACAAG GCTCAAATAAAGCGACTGGATGCGATTATCAGAGCACAAGAGGAAGAGATAAGAGAAATGAAGAGAACTTTTCATGTTGACAATATAGAAGGTAAAAATAGAGTTTCAAAGGGGAAGGGGAGAAGATATACAGAAGAAAATGATGATTTGATTCCTCGTGATGCACATGAGTTTGATGAGTTTGCAgatgaaagtttaaaatttattgaaaGTGGTGATAAAGTTCCTTTCAATGGATATGATGGTGGTTCTGATTTAGCGCAAAAAAGGAGAAAGAGTGTAGAAGAAAGTGATGAGTATATGACATTTGAGGCTCATAAATTTGATGCAGCTGAAAAATTAAATGCTTTTGAAATTGGTGACAAAGTTTCTTTCGAGGTTTATGATGGTGGTCATGCTTCAGAAAGAAAGAGCGAAAAATATGTTGATACAGATGGAATTGAAAATGAACAGGCTATTGAGGATTCAGATAGAGATAGAGTTGACAACAATATTGAGGTGAATAGTAAAAGTGACGCTGACAAAGAGGAGAAGACTGAGTTGAAGAATGACATTTCTTCGATTGCTCGTGATGTTATGAGTAGGCAAGATAGGAGACTAAAGGGTAAGGAAAAAGACTTTGTGACACCTCCTTCCACAACCCCAAAAAAGAATAAAAGGAAACTAGTCCATCATAGAGTTGCGGATAAGCCTATTGAGCTG GAAAATTCAGAATTAGTTGTAACGCAAATTGCACAAGCTGCAGTAAAGGAGGCAAATCAAATGGATGATGAGTTGTTGGAATATGTTGGGCGGTCATCAATTTCTGACAGCGATAGGAATATTGTGGATACATTTTTGAAAAGATCTGATATGAG GGAGGAAGTTTGGAGAAGTATGAAGTTACAAGTTTCCAGACAAGCGCTGTGTGACTTGctgtatgacaaggagttgatGGATGACGTGATAAATGCACACCTAAATATTTTGTCAAGAAACTTTGTTAGATATGGAAATCCACCGAAAATATGA
- the LOC142528128 gene encoding GTP-binding protein YPTM2, protein MNPEYDYLFKLLLIGDSGVGKSCLLLRFADDSYLESYISTIGVDFKIRTVEQDGKTIKLQIWDTAGQERFRTITSSYYRGAHGIIVVYDVTDQESFNNVKQWLNEIDRYASDNVNKLLVGNKCDLTAQKVVSTETAKAFADEIGIPFMETSAKSATNVEQAFMAMAASIKNRMASQPAMNSARPSTVQIRGQPVNQKSGCCST, encoded by the exons ATGAATCCAGAATA TGACTACCTTTTCAAACTCTTGCTTATTGGAGATTCTGGTGTCGGCAAATCATGTCTTCTTCTGAGGTTTGCG GATGATTCATATCTTGAGAGTTATATCAGTACCATTGGCGTTGACTTT AAAATTCGTACAGTGGAGCAGGATGGTAAAACCATCAAGTTACAGATA TGGGATACTGCTGGACAAGAACGTTTTAGGACAATCACTAGCAGCTACTACCGTGGGGCTCATGGCATAATT GTAGTTTATGACGTGACTGACCAAGAGAGTTTTAACAATGTCAAGCAATGGTTGAACGAGATAGACCGATATGCAAGTGACAATGTTAACAAGCTTCTTGTTGGAAACAAGTGTGATCTCACAGCACAGAAGGTCGTGTCCACCGAGACTGCCAAG GCATTTGCTGATGAAATTGGGATACCTTTCATGGAAACAAGTGCGAAAAGTGCTACTAATGTGGAGCAGGCTTTCATGGCCATGGCCGCCTCAATCAAAAACAG GATGGCAAGTCAACCGGCCATGAATTCTGCCCGACCTTCAACCGTGCAGATCAGAGGACAACCTGTTAATCAGAAGTCTGGCTGCTGCTCCACCTGA
- the LOC142527329 gene encoding uncharacterized protein LOC142527329 isoform X2, with translation MLADKQEDIDVDDFVKLYIIFVFNCILFPTSNCTTPRFLLTYVDDLSKICNYAWGNAAYRFLNEEILKHVRDGERRKKYFDGCVIGLKAWLYERIPSLGKPCALHIFPRFFRWVDSKIPNDLDAASVAFLSITKNKVLPIYPLPKERILVRNRDNDNKAQIKRLDAIIRAQEEEIREMKRTFHVDNIEGKNRVSKGKGRRYTEENDDLIPRDAHEFDEFADESLKFIESGDKVPFNGYDGGSDLAQKRRKSVEESDEYMTFEAHKFDAAEKLNAFEIGDKVSFEVYDGGHASERKSEKYVDTDGIENEQAIEDSDRDRVDNNIEVNSKSDADKEEKTELKNDISSIARDVMSRQDRRLKGKEKDFVTPPSTTPKKNKRKLVHHRVADKPIELENSELVVTQIAQAAVKEANQMDDELLEYVGRSSISDSDRNIVDTFLKRSDMSLEKYEVTSFQTSAV, from the exons ATGTTAGCAGACAAGCAAGAAGATATCGATGTTGACGATTTTGTAAagctatatattatttttgttttcaattgtATCTTATTTCCAACAAGCAATTGTACGACTCCTCGGTTCTTGTTGACTTATGTTGACGACCTCAGCAAGATATGCAATTATGCATGGGGCAATGCAGCATATAgatttttaaatgaagaaattttGAAACATGTACGCGATGGCGAAAGGagaaagaaatattttgatGGTTGCGTAATTGGATTGAAG GCATGGCTGTATGAACGGATTCCATCACTTGGGAAACCATGTGCTTTGCATATATTTCCAAGGTTTTTTCGTTGGGTTGACTCTAAAATCCCAAACGATCTCGATGCAGCTTCTGTTGCTTTTCTTTCCATAACAAAGAATAAG GTTCTCCCCATCTACCCTTTACCTAAGGAGAGGATACTTGTTCGTAATCGTGACAATGATAACAAG GCTCAAATAAAGCGACTGGATGCGATTATCAGAGCACAAGAGGAAGAGATAAGAGAAATGAAGAGAACTTTTCATGTTGACAATATAGAAGGTAAAAATAGAGTTTCAAAGGGGAAGGGGAGAAGATATACAGAAGAAAATGATGATTTGATTCCTCGTGATGCACATGAGTTTGATGAGTTTGCAgatgaaagtttaaaatttattgaaaGTGGTGATAAAGTTCCTTTCAATGGATATGATGGTGGTTCTGATTTAGCGCAAAAAAGGAGAAAGAGTGTAGAAGAAAGTGATGAGTATATGACATTTGAGGCTCATAAATTTGATGCAGCTGAAAAATTAAATGCTTTTGAAATTGGTGACAAAGTTTCTTTCGAGGTTTATGATGGTGGTCATGCTTCAGAAAGAAAGAGCGAAAAATATGTTGATACAGATGGAATTGAAAATGAACAGGCTATTGAGGATTCAGATAGAGATAGAGTTGACAACAATATTGAGGTGAATAGTAAAAGTGACGCTGACAAAGAGGAGAAGACTGAGTTGAAGAATGACATTTCTTCGATTGCTCGTGATGTTATGAGTAGGCAAGATAGGAGACTAAAGGGTAAGGAAAAAGACTTTGTGACACCTCCTTCCACAACCCCAAAAAAGAATAAAAGGAAACTAGTCCATCATAGAGTTGCGGATAAGCCTATTGAGCTG GAAAATTCAGAATTAGTTGTAACGCAAATTGCACAAGCTGCAGTAAAGGAGGCAAATCAAATGGATGATGAGTTGTTGGAATATGTTGGGCGGTCATCAATTTCTGACAGCGATAGGAATATTGTGGATACATTTTTGAAAAGATCTGATATGAG TTTGGAGAAGTATGAAGTTACAAGTTTCCAGACAAGCGCTGTGTGA